A window of Daucus carota subsp. sativus chromosome 2, DH1 v3.0, whole genome shotgun sequence genomic DNA:
TACCATTCATTAAGAGTGATTCACTGGCAAGGGAATGGAGAAAGCAGTACAGTGATAACAAAGATCCTTTCAGAGTCGCTGTGAAAGATGTTCTGTCTGTTGTTAAAGATTCAACACTATCAGATGAGAACTTCAAAAAGAACTTTATTGCTTTgatgttttgtttctttttccagCCTCCTTCAAATTCGTTCATTAGACAAAAGTTGTTGCGTTTTTGTTGTAACTTAGACAGATGTTTCGATTATAATTGGTGTGAGTTTGTTATTAGTTGTTTGAAAAAGACTACTAGATTTTGGCTTCAAAAGGATGAAACAGAGTACTACACGGGACCTCTACCCGTCCTTCTGGTATGCACTTCTgttgaaaaaaattatgtatcttATAGGTATTAGTGCAAAACAAATATGACAGTAACATCTGAAATACTTTTTCCAGTATTTCTTCCTTGATAGTCACATTGGTAAAAGCTGTTTTCCCGAGAGATACAAACCTAGGTTCCTACCGTGGAACAATTATTGTTTGGATAAGGTGGAACAGGTTTTGATACAAAGAGGATGTATAGTCGATGGTTTTTTGCAGAATGTATGTGTCGACTACTTGACCTTAGAAAGCTGCAGGATAAAGGTTAGCAGATAAATAAACAATTTTTCTATTAAGTAATTTTGTTTGTATCTAGTTTTGAATTTGCTCCTTTCTAGATTTTTCCAATTtacttatgtatattataattttacagaGTAATGCTGAGACTGCTCCACATATATGTAGTTCAGAGACCCGTGATTCTGTTGACGAGCACATGGTAAGCTCTCTTGACTTCTGTGTTGCCTAACCCAAATTTAAACGTATTGTACGTTACACAAAAAATCTCATAAGATTAACGTGGAAAAAGCAATTGTGGGTGTTATATTAGCTGATGTTTTAAGTTTCCTTTGTTGTGTTAACCTTTTTAAGGTGCACCATGACGATGATATGGATTGGGATTTGATACCAAAGGTATAATCAAACATTAACTTAATGTTATACCATTTCAACCTGATTTTGTAGAGAACCTAATTGTTTttaaaacttgattttcttacttAGGGGCACACTAAAGGTCTGGAATGGAACTTTACACAACAAAATGAAAAAACCTGTTATGACTCATTCCATGACAAGGTTTGCAtgttattttgtgaatttttttattatgaataataattttaaaaaacttatttaattcattttttgtgaaggaTACAAGTGCTTTTGGAATGGACGCAGAAATCAATCGCACACAGGGCGAACAAAGGGTAATATTTACTGTTTTTATCCTTTGTAAcggtttttgaagaaaaaattacacACTAAAATCTACTATTGTTTTCAAAATGAATCTTGTAAATATTATTGTACAATAAATGGCATTCATTTTTAAGCCTCCATCAATTCAGATGCCTTGTTTTTTATGTCACTTAATCTCGTTAGTGTTTTGttataaattgttttataatgaattttatttatcagGGAACGACCTCAACGAGTAATGCACAGAAATCTGAAAACGAAGACAATCATGTAAGTTTGTCATTTTGATCATTGTTGTGCCAGTTCTCCTCTTTAGTTAGTTGTgcttcttaatatttttttaacattgcTTTTTagggaaaatacactttgctgGAATCTCTTTTAAGTTCTTACAAGTCGATCCAGCAGACGTTGTTGCTGCACATTCTTTATGCAGATGACATTGCTGGCAATGAGAAGATGGATTCCATAAAGAAAACTTTTAAGGAGTTGAATGAAAAGGCAAACTTGTTTGTTGACTAAACTGAAAGTTTTTGAAGCTTTCAAAATGTTTTATAATCTAAAATTCTGGATGAATTGTCTTTTCAATGGTTTGTGGTTCTGTTTCTTTTCAACTTGTTCTATACTTGCTTTTATAGTTGAAGGGATGGCAGGACAAGTATCGCTAAGTGGTTCTCTATAATCACTTTTTTGAAGCAGTATAAATGGAAATTCTGGTAGAATTTATTCGTgaaattaacataattaattttatatttatgaataatagtGTTCTAAAAAACTGATTTGTATCTATCAACGTTACTCTGacattaacaaaaaatataaatgacaaATCAACCAAGCCTTGTTTTTTGGTAAGTATTTAAAAGTAACAAGTGTTCTTTATAAAAACACAAATTTATTCCGGATATCATTCTAATCAGATCGAGAAAACTTCATACATGTTTCCTTAAGTGTTCTTTATTGTTATTAAGAAACGATTAGAACGCTGCTACTCAATCAATCAACACGGAACTATGGAAATGACGACTCGGCACAACGAACCAACTCAGCGACTCAGCGAAAGGGGAGGAAGCATCACCATCTCCAAGAACACAATCAACAGAAAACAACACATGTAGCCtaaacatgcaggactccaagaacaCTAAACAATAGAACATAACAAGAGGGACACGTCCTCAGAGTCACAACACATAAAACTCTTCTTGCACCTAGCCGTTGCTGCATTCTCCGCTGCGTCCTTTGATGCGTAGTCCTCCGACGCGTAGTCCTCTGTGGCGTCCGCTGCGGGGTGGTCCGCTGCAAATGATACAAAAAAAGCCATTACATCAAACAAAAGGTGGTGATAATAGCAATGAAGCTTTCACGTGCCTAAATAACGTAAAATACAGATTTCATGTCAAATACCTATCCGTTCCTTGGTGCAGGGCATCCTTCGGATTCAGCAGTTCGACAAATTCCTCAAACTTAGTGTTCATTGCAGTCAGGAGCACAGTGGCCTAATGAGCTTAAACATGTCATATTGTGCTCCATTGATGGGTGAAAATCACATGCTCTCTAGCTGAGTACAACCACAATAAAAGAAGAATCAAACCTGTTTGTCGTGAGCGGCAGAGATCGATCCCTCAATAAATTCTGGAAGCTCCTCTTTGAGCTCGAACATCTTGGATTTAATTGAAGTAACAGCTTTAATAATCTCGTCGTACTTTTTCTGAGAATTTGTTTCTACCTTCACAAGTCGTTTTGATAACTTAGTCACTGATTCGTTTATATCATTGATCATTTTATCGTGTGCACTTATTTTACTATCGTGTCTTTCCAGCATTTTCATTACCTCTTTGAGTGACTTCTGATATTCGTTCACCGACATTTGTAGAACATGGTAGTTCATGGTAtcgaaagaagaagaaagaagagaaatggAAAGAGAAATTTGCAGAAGAGAAATGGAAAGAGAGATTGAAAGAAGAGAAATGGAAAGAGAAAtggaaagagaaagaagaagacaAATGGAGGGAAAGAATATGCAGATGCAGAAGCTATCGAATATGCAGATGCAGAAGCTATCGAATAATATGCAGAAGACAATGTGCAGAAGCTAGGTGGGAATAGGTGGTGGGAATATATGTGCAGAAGCTAGAGCCGGCCAAACGGGCGGGCCGTgccggttcgggccggttcagcCGCGGGCCGGGCTCTTTTCTCCGGGCACGGAACCGGCACGGCTGCACAGACGTGCCGGGCCGGGCCGTGCCGAGTTGGTGGGAGCACAACCCGTAACCGGAAGTACGGGTCAGACGGTTTGACGTGCCCACGGTTCACGGGCTGGCGGCGGTTCGGTTCAGTGTAATGGTGTTGCACTTACAAGTTGCACATGTTTAGCGTACTTTCCTCACATGTTGaatgtttttgttttatttttttcaattttaaattttattatgttttttaataacAAAGTTAATGGTgaattttattagattataaatttaagtaattcttatgaaattgataataaattttaatatgatattagcaattaaaaaatattttgataacaaATAATGTTTtggtaaaaacatatatattaataaaaagtgaagtatatattaataaaaaaatgaaatatatatttaccaTTATAAGAATGTCTGggttaatttttatgattaaacttataattaataacatttactctctttcaattatCCGGTTTTAAATAATAACATTTAGCATTAATCttctataatttaataatttcaaaaatgtataataaaaaacaatataataaaagaacaaatTCAACTTTTGTGACTTGTATAATTGTACATGAAGCCTTATGGACAGGAGATTGCATTTGGTGTGGTGATCGTACGGGTTGGCGGGCCGGTCCGGGCCGGTCCGTGCCGCGCCAACTCCGGGCCGGTTCGTGCCGGGCTACGAATTACAGTATCATGAACCGTAACCGGCTCGTCTTCTGTCTCGGTTCGGGGCGGTCCGTGCCGATTTCAACCCGGCTCGTGTTTTGGCGGGTCAAATGACGGTTCGGGCCCGTTCGGTCCGGGTTAAACCGCCCGTTTGGCCACCTCTAGCAGAAGCTAGGTGCATGTGCTACTACTAATATTGCATGTACTACAATATGTAGGGGTGAGcagaaaaaaccgaaaccgaaaaattaaccgaaaaaaaccgataAATCACACCGAAAAAAACTAAACCGAAGAAAAAACCGAACCGGGAAACCGAAACTAATGGTGCGGTTTCGGTTCCGGTTTTTagtcaaaaccgaaccgaaattaaccgaaccgctatattatatttatatataatattgataaataatattatgagaACTCCAAACAAATTGGTGTTAgtatttattacataaatatatatatttttatattagtattaataaattatataatatattcccATAACTCTGTAAGATTAATATTGTATTAGtttttaatcataattttaaaatttttgtataatatattagACCTGGCAATTCGTTCGTGTCGTatactttcgtgtcgtgtaccttttcgtgtcgtgtactcaaaagccaaacacaaaaccgacccgtTTAGGATTCGTAtactttcgtgttcgtgtaccttcgttttcgtgtcgttctcgtgtcgtgtttcgtgtaaaattgaatataaatataaatattaattaattaatataaattaatataaattaatataaatattagatttttaagtaaaaaattacaaaattatatgaaatatatacatttaaatcatttatacttacaatattataaaattgtgcattatttaaaaaatgaatgtacatatatttaattataaatatatatttattataaactaGGATATAAAGCCGCGCTATGCGCGGCacaaaaatttctaaaaaattatatatttgatattgttGTTAAGGGAGATTAATTGTTTGATGGTTAGTATCGAAAATTGAAAATTGTgcattatatattacataaacaTTAACCTAAGTTCGTTTcatgataatataaattttttgtaatatactccctctataCCATTGAATTCTATACTTTTTTTTTGCACGTTTTTTAagatttgtataaaatataatttcataggtttttttttaaaaaatctgaataaaaatttaaacattaaatttttattcaagaaaacttatgaaactatactttataggaatCTCGAAATACGTGTAAACAGTGCACAAATACATCCCAATGGGAcatggaaaatattttttatgtaacaCACTGTAATCTTTGTTATACGAAAAAAATGTTTTGGAGATAATTGACTTCAAATTTAATCACATATTTATCATAAATTAACAAATGAAGTAATTAAtatctaataaaaaatttattaaataatatttctatGAAAGTAAATGAAATTGTTGAGTttcaattagtttttttttttatcgaaAACCCTTTATTGTGAAAGTGTTGATGGACTGTTTGGATGATGAATTCTAACCCAATTAACGTGAATAAAAATGAGATTTCAATAAAAATGTATCAAACTTTTCTCCCGGCCCATTTACTGTTCAGTGGGTTGAAATCACACAATACAAATAATCTTTAGTTTGAATAGGAATTACATTAAATTGATTGCATTTTACTTTTAAGTACAAATCCTGAGCTAgtagttcattttttttattgtgattTACCAAAATAGC
This region includes:
- the LOC135150601 gene encoding uncharacterized protein LOC135150601, with translation MNYHVLQMSVNEYQKSLKEVMKMLERHDSKISAHDKMINDINESVTKLSKRLVKVETNSQKKYDEIIKAVTSIKSKMFELKEELPEFIEGSISAAHDKQATVLLTAMNTKFEEFVELLNPKDALHQGTDSGPPRSGRHRGLRVGGLRIKGRSGECSNG